DNA sequence from the Acipenser ruthenus chromosome 8, fAciRut3.2 maternal haplotype, whole genome shotgun sequence genome:
AAACCCGTATTCTCAGAAGAATAAACTGCATATATCACACATAGCTAGAAAACACTTGATACTACAGTGGCTTTGAGGACAagggaagaaaaataaaacaaaaaggtgttATGTCTAGATCCTGAGATAATTGATCTCTTAATCTCAACATAACACATTTTTACCCACTGTCAATAAGCCATCATAAAATAAAGTACATGTAGCTAAATGTATtaagttcaatgacaaacgttttgaccaaAAGTCTTTCTCAATTTCTTCAATGTTGAAAAgaatttttatatacagtgccttgcaaaagtattcagacccctgaccaattctctcatattactgaattacaaatggtacattgaaatttcgttctgtttgatattttattttaaaacactgaaactcaaaatcaattattgtaaagtgacattggttttatgttgggaaatatttttaagaaaaataaaaaactgaaatatcttgcttgcataagtattcaacccctgtgctgtggaagctcccagtttacacagatgaaagaaattgccctaacgaggacacaattaccttaccattggcctccacctgtgaaccattaaagttgctgtcacattttctggataaaaaccccactgttgaaggatcattggtcaggctgtgaatctgaaggaaaatgaagaccaaagagcattctacagaagttagagatacagtaatacaaatgcatagattagggaaagggtacaaaataatatccaagtgtttggatatcctagtgagcacagttggatcaataatcaggaagtggaagctgcatcacaccacccaggcactgccaagaaaaggccgtccctcaaaactcagcactcaaacaagaaggagacttgtgagagaagccacagagaggccaacaatcactttgaaggagctacagagttcagtggctgggagtggagtaatggtgcaccagtcaaccctatcaagagctctgcataacactggcctgtatgggagggtggcaagaaagaagccattactcaaaaagtaccatctgaaagcacgtctggagtttgccagaaagcatgagagtgacccagctgcgatgtgggaaaaggttttgtggtcagataagaccaagatagagctttttggccaaaactcaaagcgctatgtgtggcgcaaacctaacactgcccatgcctcaagacacaccatccctacagtgaagtatggtggtggcagcatcatgctgtggggatgctcatcagcagggactgggcatcttgttaaaattgaaggaagaatagatggagcaaaatacagggaaatactgcaagagaacctgcttcagtccgctaaaaaactgaagcttgggaggaaattcacctttcagcaggacaatgatcccaagcacaaggccaaagcaacattggagtggctcaagaacaaaaagatgaatgtcctacagtggcccagtcaaagtcctgatctcaatcccattgaggatctgtggcactatttgaaaattgcggtccacaagcgtcgtccaaccaacctgaacaacctggagcaaatctgccaagaagaatgggccaaaatcactccgacactgtgtgcaaagctggtacatacttaccccaaaagacttaaagctgttactgcatcgaaaggtggctctaccaaatattaatgtgtgggggttgaatacttatgcaagcaagatatttcagttttttatttttcttaaaaatatttcccaacataaaaccaatgtcaccttacaataattgattttgagtttcagtgttttaaaataaaatatcaaacagaacaaaatttcaatgtaccatttgtaattcagtaatatgagagaattggtcaggggtctgaatacttttgcaaggcactgtatatatatatatatatatatatatatatatatatatatatatatatatatatatatataaaaatttgtAGCAAAACAACGATTATTACACAAAATTGAATATGTGGTTttacatgtacattttaaatctgcattgtattttcttttttttttttttttaaataaaaagtaaactttTTGTGAAAAAAGTCTAGCTAGGAGCCAACCCTCCACAACTCTGCaagttttcattaacatttactgccatctagtggtgatTTTATGCTAGGGTATGGTGGCAGCCATAAAGacagttttttatattttaggttaaaaaaaatcttGGTCATTTCCATGCCATCCAGACCAAATTGCCTGATGTCTGCTATAACTGTCATCCTGACAATCGAACCTGTTTAGGTTTGTGGGTTTACTATACAATCCATAATTACTAGCAATCACAAGGTGTCTGTGTAAGAAGTAAGAAAATGACTGTCCATAAACTGCTTTGACGCAGGGTTCAAATTTTGATTACGTCTTTTTTCTACATTAAACAGCTTAATATGAATCTATTTTTATGTACTGACAACACATATGAAAACGAACTAAATCAAGGATAAATAAATGATGTAGTTTAGAAAGCATTAGCGGCAAAACAGTTGATATTTTCATTAAATTGTATGTTTATCTttttgacaaataataaaaatgaattggtCTATTGTTGATATggattaataatataaaaatatggattgtataaaaaaaatgtataaaattgaTTTGTGTAGTGAATGAGGCTATTAACGCGTTATATACGGTTATCGTGTTGAATTTGTTTAATTTGCGACCATTCATTTTGCTTTACGGGTGTGTGGCATTGTTTTGCGGCACCTGCAGGTACATTCTAAAACACATGATTTGCGACAATGTGGCCACGATGGGAAAttggaggaggaggaagatgaggGAAGATGTCTGAGAGCCGAGCCGCGGCGGGAAACGAGATGCCGGCGAAAAAGCAGAAACTTAGCAGCGACGAGAACAGTAACCCCGATCTTTCAGGGGACGAAAATGTAAGGCTGGGGTTCGTGGTGTGTGTCAGGATGGTTTATTGGGGTGGTGAAGCGGTGGTGTGGGAAGCCTGGCAGTACTGGCATAATTACATTTCAGCTCCCCAAAGAAAGTTGAGAGAGAAGGTGGGAGACAGAGGCCTTGCTGTTGCCACGGTAGCGCGTGAGTTGTGATCTGGACCGGTACCGGCACCGaacttttactgtttttttttatttattttttatttttttagtaatttatgTACTTCCAGAAAGTTATGTTGTGATATCAcacttttgtacaaaaaaaaaactatcaaaagAAAGTAAATTGTGTCTTCTGTAAAAAAAAGGGATTGTGCCTTACCCAACGTATAATGTCTGTACAGTGGAATAGAAAATTGAACAAAAGTttgcaatgtaaagtgttaattaatgttttgtattactgttaaTAGTCAGAAGCCTTAGTAATTATTAATTATATTGATCACGTTTGAGTCTTAAAGTAAAGTGGTGATGGTTTCATTGTTCGGGATTGACAAGTAGCCCATGTTTTTATAATCAATCAAtactttttatatagcgcctttcatacaaaaagtatATCAAATCACTGTACaggacaaaacaaaagaaaatctaGCTTGTTTACATCCCTTCAAATTCCTCATTTGCATGGTGTTTTTGTTATACCAGTAACATTCTTAAATAATATATTCAGAGATTATAAAATGTGCAGAACCTAGAGGTGGACTTATTTAAGTAAATCAAGCATTTATTTGTgagtctaaactaaattaactgTCATTGATTGACAGAATAAAGTAATTTAAGAATtttcttaacagttttttttttattttaaacgggTAATGGAATTCTAACCGGATGCATTATTATTGAGAGTCCTGAATGCATCTCTCTGCACTCAGGATGATGCGGTCAGTATAGAGAGCGGGACCAACACTGAGCGCCCAGACACCCCTACCAACACCCCCAACGCCCCTGGAAGGAAGAGCTGGGGAAAGGGCAAGTGGAAGTCAAAGAAATGTAAATACACCTTCAAGTGCGTCAACAGCCTCAAAGTAAGTTTTGCTAGACAATTTAAAGGTGACAAATGTAATATGCTATGTACCAGGTAGAAATAACTATTGGCTTCAAAACACAGCTCTATAATGGCTGCTAGGCAAAGCTTTGCTTTTTAGTACAATAAATTGAATCATAATTGCCAGTTTGTATCTTGTGAAGTATTTGGACCAAGACAACCTaatggggggggaaaaaaagctggCATGCATAATAATATGCGTGttggtgttttgtgttgagtGTATTTTGTTTGCTTACAGGAGGACCATGGGCAGCCTCTGTTTGGTGTGCAGTTCAACTGGCACAGTAAGGAAGGGGACCCACTGGTGTTTGCCACGGTGGGAAGTAATAGGGTAGGTTGCCTGTGGAGCCAGTGTTTTTCTAAAACGAAACTATGGACTTTTATGAGGCTTCCTTCACATAATAAAATGCTACCTTAAatcttctttttaaatgtttttttttataaaatgaaaagcaGTTATTTGAGAATGGGGCGCAGTAAAGGCTTTCACAGTACCGACAAGGCTGTGATTGGTACCACTTACTTTCAGGACGTGGTTTAAAAACAGCGGCTGATGGCAATAGATAAgggttgtttgtttgtgttccaGGTTACATTGTACGAGTGCCATTCCCAGGGTGAGATCCGCTTACTGCAGTCGTATGTGGATGCTGATGTATCCTTTGTGTCGTGTGTACAGGAGCTAGCACAACCAATAATTAAATCATGAAACATACATCTGAGCTTTGTTTTCTCAAGCTGTTTTGTAAGAGAATTGCAGAGTCAGGTAAGTGTAACGCAGGAATAAACTTGTAGTGttatagcagaaaaaagaaagagcATCACCTCTAAGCTTCCATTAATCACGAACTCCTACTGTTGCCGGTATGTGGTGCTGACTCATGAGTGTTGGCTGATGAATATTCCTTCTTGACGTGGGGGTGCTGTACAGACAGATGAGAATTTCTACACCTGCGCCTGGACCTTTGACAGCAGCACCAGCCACCCCCTGCTGGCTGTGGCAGGATCTCGGGGCATCATCCGCATCATTAACCACATCTCCATGCAGTGCATTAAGGTGTGCAATTCTGAGTGTGCTCTACTGCTTTTTGAAATGAAGTAGTATTGGTGTTTCTAATGTGGTGCACCCTATTGAAGCAGTGTAACATCATATAGCAGACCTTAGTGATATCGCACGCTGCAGAACCAGTCCAGTGTTAATGTTGGAAGAATACAAATGGTTTTTATATTACTCCTTGATTggttatttttaataaatcatttttgtgttactgtacttttttttaaaaatctgaaatCGGTATATAATTACAAGATTAGAGTAATTGAAATGGGCATGTTTAACACTCTGTAACATTTTTACAGCATTATGTAGGACACGGAAATGCAATCAACGAGCTGAAATTTCACCCTCGAGATCCAAACCTCCTGCTGTCTGTAAGCAaaggtaaaatatatttttgtgtctTCTGTTGGCAGTACAAACTGAAATTGAATATAGGTTTTTAAAAAGGTACAAGGAGGGAGGATCTTTAAAGAGTTGCATCAGGTCTGACCCCAATGACTTTGTTCTACCCACAGATCATGCCGTGAGGCTGTGGAATATTCAGACTGACACTTTAGTTGCAATATTTGGAGGTGTGGAGGGGCATCGAGATGAGGTCCTCAGTGCAGTAAGTAACAGCCCTTCTCTGCCCGTTTCTATAATTCTCATAGGAATTTAGCTACATCTAAGTGTATACCATGCATGTAGACAGAGTTGCTTCCaagtttaaataaattacatccttattgttttgtaacattattgtgtttatgcTACAGATAAAATTTAGTTATTTCCAAAATTGTGAGCAGCTATCGGCTGGTACCTTAAAAGGTAGAACATTAAAAGCGTTTGCCTGTAACACTTAATGACTCTACTATTTTAAAACTTCTTACAATACAAATTGAAGGGTCAGAGATTGCTTTTTTAACATGGCCTAAACTGGCTATGTACATCTACATTGAGTTGCTAGGATTGAACAGCCTTCAGCTTGTATGCGTGTGTTATATATCTATATTGTTTAAAACATGAATCCCAACATATTCCATGAGTGTGTGCAATATAAACTACTCTGCTTAGAAAGTATGTGATTGTGAACAAGTCTCTTCTCTGTAGGACTTTGATCTCCTCGGCGAGAAGATCATGTCTTGTGGCATGGACCACTCCCTCAAACTGTGGAGAATCAACTCTGAGAGGATGCAAAAAGCCATTAAGGGTTCATACGAATATAACCCCAGTAAAACCAACAGGTAATCCCAATCATGGTTTGTGGGAAAAATTTCAGTATAGGTGAGCAACAGGTCTGTCTCGTACAACACTGTGGTTCAGGGTAGATTTATAGCGTATGCCTTATAGGACTCTCTCAGTGGACCAGTAGTTTTGGTCTTGACTGTTggtgctggctgtgtgtgtgctttgcccttatttatttggcagacacctttatccaaggcgatttacaggtggtacagggttacaatgtaaggtcagtatttaaatacagtatagtttgtaTGGTGAAAGTCTAGGAACCTAGACTTTAACCCTATAGACTACATGTACACTAGGGGTAGGTTAGAGTActcaaaataattataattactcaaGCACTCATTTATTACTCGAGTACTtgaaaacatgtaaataatatCTCTTCATGAATGTAAGTTCAATATGTTGTAGAGAACCAGTTAGTTCAGGttggcagactttttttttttttttcatctgggcCTGTGCATTCACGTTATCTGTATTGTTCTGGGGTGGGACCATACCACTAGTTTCGGTAGTGTGTGTGAGCCGCTGTTGGGCGCAGACCGTGTCATCTAGACGCCCTTGTTGTGCCCCCCACCGTGAGAGTAGTGGTCCGCTctcttctctgtgtgtgaggggactGTGTGTGTAAgttaaataaacccttttatgtttaattgttcatttaaatacggcgtttcggctgtgcagttgtttgatatgatgtgcttgaataaagcTTTTGAGTTGTCTTTgcttttaatattgatgttgttcaAAATGTACCCTCATAATTGCCAGCTGCGGTTTTAGgtataaccacggcggttctagtgttaaagtggTAATTTTTGTGGTTcatatgtagaataatattgtctggcattaggttTGAGTACTCGGAATTACTCGAAATTCCCACCCTTAATGTACACACAATCTATGTCTATGGTCGTGTGTGGAACTGCAGACCCTTTGTGGCGGTTACAGacaaaacagcttattaaagtTTTTCAGATTTTATGTTGAGAATTAAGACAGTTCCAAATCAGTTTGTCAGATATCTAAAGTGGTGTTTTTAATGCTGAAATGATTATACCTTAGCTTgagaccgttttttttttttttttttgacagttacTGGTTGGATTaaccattttaaaagtaaaataagaatTGTGAAAGTCTTTACTTTTCTGGGATATATGGGGCACCTCTCATATTTACCTCCTGACCTGTCTCGTCAAATAACAATGAATTTGTCTCTTTGAACAGGCCATTTGTTTCCCAGAAGATCCATTTTCCCGATTTCTCTACAAGAGATATCCACAGAAACTATGTTGACTGTGTACGGTGGCTGGGAGATTTAATACTTTCTAAGGTACAGGTTTTTTGTATGATTACAAAATCTTATTCAAATGTCAATCATTAatggaaaatatgttttttgaaTTAAGACTTAGAATTGCAGTGCTTTTAAAAGGACACCTTACATATTTATGTGAAACAATGTTCACTCACTATACCAGTAAGAAAAGCAGTACATGCCTGAAATAGTTTTGTTGACATGCAGAGAGAAAAATGACAGTGTTGTACTACAGACCTACGTTATCCTTGGCTTAGTTTCCTGGGATATCCAATAAAAGAATGACACATAATGTGCTCGGAGATACTGAACAATCTCATCTTAACAGTTAACACTGTTGTGGTGCTGTAAAGAGGTTTTGCAGTGTTTATCATATCCTGTGCCTCTCCACAGTCTTGTGAAAACGCCATAGTGTGCTGGAAACCAGGGAAGATGGAAGACGACATCGATCGGATCAAACCCAACGAGTCTAACGTGACAATCCTGGGCAGGTTTGACTACAGTCAGTGTGATATCTGGTACATGCGCTTCTCCATGGACTTCTGGCAGAAGGTAAAGAATCCTGAGCTTTCAGACATTAAATGTGAGAATACCTCACAGTGCTggaatggaaagaagactcccattgcatagctgtttgatccattcctgcttttgctatgagtttaataaaacacctgagcttgttacctatacacggtggctaatcaagctcatagaaaaatgggtgaaactgctatgcaataggaatttatttccattcctgcagtGCCGGACTTAGCATTTTCTATTGTAAAGCTATAATGACCAGACTTATTCCTATGCTAGACCTGTCTTTAATAAATTCTAAATGCTTTTCAATGTAATAGTTGTATAGATTGGTGATTTGCATTATGTATAACATGTACAAGTACTGGACTGATGGTATGTTTCTTGCTTTTACTGGCAGATGCTGGCCTTGGGCAATCAAGCTGGGAAGCTGTATGTTTGGGACTTGGAGGTGGAGGACCCTCATAAAGCAAAGTAAGGAGCTTCCATTTAGTACTGAGcttctcaagcagagactgactTTGCAGAATTCTGTCGTGGTGATTCGGGCTAGTGTCCCATGAAGGCTAGGTGGGGAGCAACCTTGTTTCACATGTGACCTTAGATTGCCATTCAAAGGTCATGACAAGCTATTGACTTCGCCTGCTGTGCCACTTAGCCCCAGCACTTGTATTTTATGAATGTATCTTGAGAAACCTTAATTTAGCAAAATTTATCAAAGCAACCTGAATATAGGTTATTGTGACATGATTTCTGGCCTCTTTTGATGAAACTTCATATGGACATTTGTTACAAGAAGTTGTTCCACATACTGTGCATGCAGTCCACGGTGATGGCaatgttttaagaaatgtttttggtGAAACTGCACTGGCTTTTGTAATGGGCTACTATCCTACATGCTTGGTGTTGGACACTTACATTTTCATGCACTGACCATGGCAATACACTGACAATCTTGGTGAGAAAGCTATCTTAAATCATACCTTATGTCCAGTTCTAGTCTAGGCTCCATGATGGGAGGTAAGGGATACAAAGGTGTTAATTATACTGCTGTCTTTCACAACCAAAAACCCTACATCTGCCGGAAATTTTTTTTCACAGGTGTACCACTTTGACCTATCCGAAATGCACCTCAGCCATCCGCCAGACCAGCTTCAGCCGTGACAGCAGCATCCTGATTGCTGTGTGTGACGACGCGTCCATCTGGCGCTGGGACCGGCTGCGGTGATTGGCTGCTGCTCGTTGGTGTGATGCAGAGGCTGCTAGTTGTGTTCACGCTTCTGATAGGTTACCGACAACGTATTTTAACAACTTGGGCCCCTTTTTAGCTGTCTGTTTTAGAAAGCATCAGATAAGTCACCGTTTTGTTGTCCTTTTTGTCCTTGTCCTGTTTCTTGCTTTTGTTCTCTGTTGCTTGaaataaaattttatttttttaagattgaACTTTGTATTTACTGATGgcacctaaaaaaaataaagcccccccccccccaccccctttccaTAGCAGCTTGAAGCAGCTCATCGCCACAATAAGGACctgcttttgaaaatgttttacagcCGGGTACTAACCCAGTTGTGGATATTAACATATCCTTCAACCACACTACCTTCTGGTGTTCATTTAAATGTAACTTTGTTTGCTGACAGGACGTGCAatcaaaaatatactgtatatctctaTCTCTTTTAAGACCAAATAATTCCTATGGTGGTAAACTAAGCTTTGTGATATTTAGGGTTAAATAGAGGCAGTTTGAAGCAGGATGACCAAACAAATGTTTAAACTGCAAAAAAGTTAACcggtttcatttatttatatgaaGCTGAGTAATATGGCCCTATTCACTCAGTTTTAACTTGGGTATTAAAGAAATCCACAGTATAGTTTCAGAAATAGCAAACTTTTAAtcatagcaaaaaataaataaaataaataacttgtgaGTTAAAGCTGATAGGACAGTGCCCTCAGCTTCTTACTTGTATAACATGTTTTATGTACAGTGGATTCAATTTGACAGTGTTATGTGAAAACCATCTGGTTTAATGTACTAAACCCagcttatgtatttatgtatgcttATTTAGTTCTGTCtgattatttttaacaaaatagtttttaaatcatttttaacaCTCGCTGGCATACTTACTCTGGGGGCTAAAGCTGGGTTTTCATTCTACTTTAGTTATAAGAGGTATGAGCCGTGGTGAGAGACATTGCATCATTTGGGCTTTCAAGGGTTATACAACTCTGTACATCTTAATTTATATCATGACAGACAAGTCTGCAGTTGAATATatatttcacaattcagcaaatgtatgtgactaactgatgagcaacaaatggGGTCATCTAAAATTGTAAACGTATTCGATGTTGTAGGTGAACTAGTGTGTCTTGTTCGTAGTGATGTGCGCAGTAATCACAGTAGCGACCGCGTACCTTTTCCTGGTGTTAAACGGGTCACGTTTTGGTACGCATACCACATTCTGGCCGTGCACAGGTCATCCTTGGAATTTGCGTTTTATAATTGTTTTGGTTGGATATAGTCGGGATAGTGAAGGGTTTATCTTgagaaaaaaagttataaaattaatattttatatcTGTGAATTCGTCACATTTTAAAAGTCTTGACCCGATTGGCTGAACAAATATTGGAAACGTATTGACTGAATTTAAACAGCACATACTCTTATTCCAAATTCTACATAATGTGAATGAAGATCACAGTGGCTTACTTTTTCCATAGTCTATAAGGGTTTTATTGAGCATCTTTGAGGTAGTCTCGCAGCCTGATCCCTATACTGTTAATGTAGTATGTACTTTACTCTTACTGTAAGCGAGCAAGTGCGTGGATATGTGAGCGATATACGCCATGGAGACTTGACACGCAGTTTAGCATATACagcaatttattaaaatatatatatttttgcattacaTGTGGAGATTTCTCATTCGTCAGACCCAACAACCAAATTGTCGATCacatcactgaaaaataaatatatcaagaAATTGCGTCTTTATTTTCTTGTAGACTGCGATTCCCAGCTACATAGACACGTAATTAAATTAAATTCGAGAGTTATATCACGTAGTACTGTAAAAACGTAATTATTTGCTCCGAAaccaatacaaactgtacaacgGGTGTGCATTGAATATGTTTACTCTGCATCGGCCCGCGCGCGTGAAGGCTGTATTTTGTTTCCTGTGTTGCCGTGAGTTGAGAGTTCATTTCCTGCGTGTTCTTTGTGAACATTGACTCATACTGTCTAGAAGGTTCTGCACTTTCCGGGTAAGCAATGAACAATAACACGTAGCACGGGGGCACTGCTGTCTGTAACCATGGTATATATATGGTAATAATAACCAGTGGTATGAGAGAGTCTGTGAAGAgtgtaatgttaaaaaaacaaacacaaaaccccGGAATGTGGTAATACCATTTATAAACCGCGAATCATCAAGAATCTGCGACTTTTAAGAAATGTTTGGTTGTTTAGTGGCGGGTAGATTGGTAAGTGAAGTTGTCCCAATGCTGAACTTCCTAGTTTGCGTTTTGTACTTATTTGGTGAAACAACATTTATACTTTAGTTTATTAAATGGCAACTAAATCAGTTTTTTTCTTTGATAGTATATAGGATGACAGCTTGTTTATACCACTAACCCACTGCTGTTTAAGTGTTTAGAATAAGAGGCTTGTTGTtaaatagtaattaaaaaaatcgGTGATACAACGACATTCTGTAAGGTGTAGATCGCATGCTACTATTTCAATGGTGTGGTCacgtttgtttttgtatttacatcCATCCGCATTCAGCGACATTCACTCATTACTAACTGTATTCTATTACTTAGTTATCAACGATGTTATTACAATTCATACAGAGATACCAGTCTTGACAAAAATCCAGATATTCATAGGTTCTCACTAATGTAATGTGACCAGTGTGACTTTCCATATATTTTCTTGATTCTAGATTTAGTCATACcattaattttgttttgtctGAATTCAGTACAAGCTTTAAATTATCAAATTATACTGgatatttttaaatgcaattgtAAGTTTTTTACAGACTAGCTGTAGCTGCATTGTAAATAATCCTATCATATGCATGCGGGGCTTACCTTCTGACATGTGttccatatttttttatataagttgtgaacagtgtttaaaatgacacattaaagTACAATGtacagcattacaaaaaaaaaaaaaaaaatctgtggttATATCCTGGTTATGCAGAATGTGTGCAAGTCATTTGATCTTGTTTCCAAGTCCTAAGGTAACTAATTGAGTCGGTAAATGTGATTTAGGTAGTCTTTGGTAAATAATACCTAAAAtgtaatgtcattattattatttattagcagacgcccttacccagggtgactttacagttgaatacaaaaaatacatatcaagaattacagtacaattaagagcaagatacaaaatgcaatgacttcagtcctaataagagcaaatacaaaacacagtacgatttgatatcggggcagttcaagagcagataacagtgttgatagttacattaggGTTAGATATGCAAGTGAagtacaagatactacagattggattacgtgcaggattaaatacagtaaaatagggcacagataagtgcaagttaaagtgcattaaaggtaGAGTGTTATATTGTCCaaaagggaagagttgagttttacatgtgttgtctgaagaggtgtgtcttgaggaggcatcagaaggtggtcaaggactgggcagtcctgacatccataggaaggtcgggtgggggtgtagggagagatgatggtctggaggtagctgggtgcagtctagtcaaggcatcggtaggcgagtacaagagtcttgaactggatgatcgggagtgagtggagcagtggagaagcgtgggagaagcaa
Encoded proteins:
- the LOC117406869 gene encoding polycomb protein eed; translation: MSESRAAAGNEMPAKKQKLSSDENSNPDLSGDENDDAVSIESGTNTERPDTPTNTPNAPGRKSWGKGKWKSKKCKYTFKCVNSLKEDHGQPLFGVQFNWHSKEGDPLVFATVGSNRVTLYECHSQGEIRLLQSYVDADTDENFYTCAWTFDSSTSHPLLAVAGSRGIIRIINHISMQCIKHYVGHGNAINELKFHPRDPNLLLSVSKDHAVRLWNIQTDTLVAIFGGVEGHRDEVLSADFDLLGEKIMSCGMDHSLKLWRINSERMQKAIKGSYEYNPSKTNRPFVSQKIHFPDFSTRDIHRNYVDCVRWLGDLILSKSCENAIVCWKPGKMEDDIDRIKPNESNVTILGRFDYSQCDIWYMRFSMDFWQKMLALGNQAGKLYVWDLEVEDPHKAKCTTLTYPKCTSAIRQTSFSRDSSILIAVCDDASIWRWDRLR